TCGTCTGGCGTGCCGATCTGCTGTATCTCCCCGGCCAGCAACACCACCACCCGATCCCCCAGCGTCATCGCCTCGGTCTGATCGTGGGTGACGTAGACCGTGGTGGTGCCGAGCCTGCTCTGCAGCCGCGCGATCTCGGCGCGCATCTGCACCCGCAGCTTGGCGTCCAGGTTGCTCAGCGGCTCATCCATCAGGAATGCCTTGGGGCGCCGCACGATTGCCCGGCCCATGGCCACCCGCTGGCGTTGCCCGCCGGACAACTGGGCGGGCTTGCGGTCGAGCAATTCGGTCAGGTCGAGGATCTTGGCCGTCTCGGCGACCTTGGCCTCGATCTCGTCCTTCTTGACCTTGGCCAGGGTGAGCGGGAAGGCGATGTTCTGCCGCACCGTCATGTGCGGATAGAGCGCATAGGACTGGAACACCATCGCGATGTCACGGTCCTTGGGGGCCTTCTCGTTGACCCGCTCGCCACCGATGCGCAGCTCGCCAGACGAGATGTCCTCAAGTCCGGCAATCATGTTCAGCGTCGTGGACTTGCCGCAGCCCGACGGCCCGACCAGGATGATGAACTCGCCGTCGGCGATGGTCATCGAGAATTCCTTGACGGCCGGGGCACCGCCGGCGCTGTTGGGGTAACTCTTGGTGACCCGGTCCAACACGATTTCGGCCATCCAATTACCCCTTTACCGCACCGGATGTCAGGCCAGCGACGATGCGCCGCTGGAAGATCAGAACAAAGATGATGATCGGGATGGTGATGACCATCGCGCCGGCCGCGATCGAGCCCGTCGGTTCCTCGAATTGCGAACTGCCGGTGAAGTTCGCGATCGCCACCGGCGCCGTGATCGCCCGCTGTGTCGCGGTCAGCGACAGCGCCAGCAGCAGGTCGTTCCACGCGAAGATGAACACCAGGATGGCGGCGGTGACGATGCCCGGTGCCGCCAACGGAGCGATGACCTTGCGGAAGGCCTGCGTCGGAGTGGCGCCGTCCATCTTGGCGGCCTTCTCCAGATCCCACGGGATCTCCCGGAAGAACGCCGAGAGCGTGTAGATCGCCAGCGGCAACGCGAACGTGATGTACGGGATGATCAGCCCGGGCCAGGTGTCGAACAGCCCGATGCTGCGCCACAGGTTGAAGATCGGTGTCACCAGCGAGATCTGCGGGAACATCGCGATCAACAGCGCCACACCCACCAACAGCTTCTTGCCGGGGAAGTCCAGCCGCGCCACCGCATAAGCGGCCATGCCGCCGATCACCACGGCGATCACCGTGGTGATCAGCCCGATGCCGATCGAGTTGAGCAACGCCGAGGAGAAGATGTTCCCGGTGAAGATGCCCTTGTAGTTGTCGAACGTGATCTCCGCCGGGATCAGCTTGCCGTCCTTGACACTTGACGTCGGCTTCAACGACAGCGACAGGATCCACAACACCGGTATCAACGCGTACAGCACGACCAGGATGTTCACTACCGTCCATCCGGTCGCGCGCCGCGCCCCCACCCGCTCGCTCATCGGTGTCCTCCGCTCTTCACGCGAGCGCTCATCGGTGCCCCTCCACGTCAGCCCCGGGCGCCGACGCACCGAAGATCTTGATGAAGACGAACGCGATGACCGCGACCGACAGGAAGATCAATACGCTGATGGCCGAACCCAATCCGAGGTTGAAGGCCTTGAACAGGTTGTCGTAACCCAGGATCGACACCGATCCGGTGCTGTTGGCTCCCCCGGTCAGCACATAGATGTTGTCGAAGATCCGGAACGCGTCGAGGGTACGGAACAGCAGCGCCACCAGGATGGCCGGTTTGATCAGCGGCAGAATCACTTTGACGAGCCGTTTCCAGGCCCCGGCCCCGTCGATCTGGGCCGCGTTGAGCAGATCCTGCGGCACCAGCGCCAGGCCGGCCAGCAGCAGCAGCGCCATGAACGGGGTGGTCTTCCACACCTCGGCGAGCACGATGATGGCCAGCGACGGCAACTGCTCGGTCAGCGGAGCACTGCCGTCGGGCAACAGGTTGGCCAGATAACCGGTGCCCGGCGTCCAGGCGTAGTACCAGCTGTAGGAGGCCGCCACGGTCACGATGCCGTACGGGATCAGCACCGCGGTGCGCACCACCCCCTTGCCGAAGATGGTGCGGTGCATGACCAGCGCCAGTGCCATGCCGAGTACGAACTCCAGCGCCACCGAGACGACGGTGATCGCCAGCGTCACCACGAACGCCGTCCACCAGTACCGGTCGGTCAGGATCGTCTGATAGTTGGCGAATCCGACGAACGCCGTGTCGTCGGGGGCGGCGAGGTTGTAGCGCTGCAGGCTCAGCCACACCGCGTACCCGATCGGGTACGCCGTCACCGCGACCATCAAGAGCACCGCGGGCGCGATCAGCGTGTACGCGAGCTTGCGTTCGGAGGCACGGTTGGCCGTCGTCGAGGTCGTCGCCGAAGTCACGGAATCAGCCCCTTGCCGTCGATGGCCTTCTGCACCTGGTCGGTCAGCTCATCGGCGGTCTTCTCCGGATCGATGTCAGAGATGGGCGCCAGCGTCGCCGACATCCGGGTCGACACCGCCTGGTACACCGGCGTCGCCGGGCGGACGGCGGCGTTGGTCAGCTGCTCACGGATGATCGCGTACTGCGGGTACTTGGCCTGGAATGCCGGGTCGTCGTAGAGGGACTCGCGTACCGCGGGCAATCCGCCCTCGACCGAGGTGTAGCGCTGGTTCTCGACGTTGCGCAGGCAGCGGATCGCCTCGAAGGCCTCGGCCTTGTGCTGACTGGTCTTGGCCACCGCGAGGTTCAGCCCGCCGAGCGTGACCCTGGCCGGTTCCCCGTCGCGCACACCCGGGTAGTGGGCGAACCCGAACACGTTCTTGCTGGCCTCGTAGGCGGCCTCGAACTGCTCGTCGGTCGGCGAGAAGGTACCCACATCGTTGATGGCCCCGGCCAGATCGGCACGTTCGTCGAGCGGCAGGAAGTTCACGCCACCCTTGACGGCATTTTCCAGGAGCGACGGCAGCACGTACGGCCAGTTGACCTCCAACGCCGCCTTGCCCTGCTCGAGGGCCAGCCGGGCGGTCGTCTCGTCGGTCTGGGTCACCGAGGGGTCGGCGCCCGGCGCGGTGGCAACGGATTTGATGATCTGCAGTGCTTTGACGGTGGCCGCCCGGTGCTCCGGGGTGTCGGTCAGGGTGACCGTCTTGCCGTCATCGGAGAGCACCTGGCCGCCCGCACTGGCCAGCAGGGTGTTGAACCAGACCACCAGGCCCTCGTACTGCTTCGCCTGCACCGCAATCCAACTGGGCTCACCCGCGGCGTGCAGGCGGTTCGCCTCGGCGACCATGCCGTCCCAGGTGGTCGGTGGCTCGTTCATCAAGTCGGCTCGGTACCACAGCAATTGGGTGTTGGTGGTGATCGGCGAGGCGTACAACTTGTCTTGCCAGCGGGCGGTCTCCAACGGCCCGGGCAAGGTGTTCTCCTGGGCATCGGCCTCGGCCTGGCCTGCCGGATCCTCCGACAGCGGTACGGCCCAACCCGCCTCGGCGAACTCGGCGGTCCACACCACGTCGAGCGCCATGATGTCGAGCGTCTTGTCGTTGCCCGTCAGCCTGCGGGCCAGCTGCAGCCGTTGATCGTCAGCACCTTTCGGCAAACTGATCTGCTTGACCGTGAACCGGTCGCCGAATTCGGCGTTGCAGCGATTGGCCACCGCGGTGAACGTCGCCATCTCGTTGGCCGGGGTGTAGTAGTTGATGACGATTCCGTCGTCGGCCTCACCACAGGCCGACACCACCGAGGCGATCGTCAACGCGGCCACTGCCGCAGCACATAGCCGCCGAGCGCGCACCGCTCTGCCTCCCGTCACGCAACCGATAGCACCGCCGGGCGGCTCCGATTACACGGGAACCTCCCGCGCGCAAACCGTAGAGCTATGCCCGGATATCCGCAACAGTTTCGGCGTGCCGCGTCACAATCGTGACCTGCGGCGCGGTCCGGCCGAGTTTGCCCGCGGTGGGGTGGCCGATCAGATCGTCAAGCGCGCCAGCAGATCCCGGCCCTGCTCGGCACTCTGTGGATCACACAGAACGTCGTAGCGGCCCGCGACCAGCTGCATCGTCGAACTGAAATCTCTTGTGCCGCGAGCCATCGCGTACGGGATCGCCGACGTGATCAAGCCGAAGAACACGCCCGCGATCAGGCCGGTGAGCAGCGCGCTCCACGGATTGGGGCTGAAGAAGCCGAGGATCAGGCCGATGAACAAGCCCAGCCAGGCCCCGGACAACACTCCGCCGCCCAGCACCTTGGGCCAGCTCAGCCGCCCGGTGACCCGCTCGACCTGCATCAGATCCACCCCGACGATCGTCACCTGCTGGACCGGGAACTGTTGGTCGGACAGGTAGTCGACGGCACGCTGGGCCTCCGCGTACGTCGGGTAGGAACCGATCGGCCAGCCTTTGGGCGGGGTCGGCAGCGCGCCACGCACCGCGGGCGCGGCACCCGGCGTCTGGCCGGGCTGAAATGGGCTCGTCATCGAACTTCACTCTCCTCCGCGCCGCCTGCTCGGCGGCTCTCGTTACAGCAACGCCCTGGCACCGGATTTGGTGCCGACGTCACGCCCCTGGGCCGTCGCTGTCCGTGCGCTAGGTTGATCAGCATGACAAACGCGGAGGGCAACGCGGACCAAACGCCGCCATCCGGGCCTGGCTCGCAACCGTGGGAACCGTCGTCCGGCGGCTACGAAGCACCTTCCATCGAGCATTCCCAGGATCGGCCGCAGAACGAGCCCGCGCAACCGTCTTATGAGTACGGACCGCCGAATTACGGGATCAACCCCCCGTATCCGCCGGCACTCGACTATCCCGCGGATGTCCCTCCCGGCTATCCGCCCCAGGCTTTCCCGCCCCCGTTCCAGCCCGGCGCCGGCTACCCGCCGATGCCTCCGGGACAGCTGCCGCCCGGCTATCCGCCGGGCCCCGTCGGCTACGGCCCGCCGGGATATCCGGGTGGCTACGGCATGCCGGCGCCTGCTGCGACGAACTCGGTGGCGATCGGGTCGCTCGTCGCCTCGATTCTCTCGCTGCCCTTGACGGCCATCTGCGCGATCGGGCTGATCGCCGCGTTCGTCGGGATCGGTCTCGGCGTCACTGCACTCAACCAGGTCAAGCAGACCGGACAGGAGGGCCGCGGTCTGGCGATCGCCGGCATCGCCATCGGCGGCCTCGGGGTACTGCTCAACGGCGGCTGGCTGGTGTTCTTCCTGGTCGCGCTGTCCACGCCATGACGCGACGTGCCACACCGAACCATGGTGTGGCACAAGACAATCGGATCTAACTCGGCGGCCGGAACGGTTCGGCCAGCCGGCTCATCCCCGCGGCACGGCCCTTGCCCGCGATCACCAGGGCCATCTTGCGGCTGGCCTCGTCGATCATCTCGTCGCCGAGCATCACCGCTCCCCTGGCCCCACCGGCGTGCGAGGTGTGCCATTCGTACGCGTCCAGGATCAGCTCGGCATGGTCGTAATCGGCCTGGCGTGGGCTGAAGATCTCGTTGCCCGCCTCGATCTGGTCCGGGTGCAACACCCACTTGCCGTCGTAACCCAGGGCCGCGGAGCGTCCGGCCACCCGGCGGAACCCATCGACATCGCGCACCTTCACGTACGGCCCGTCGATGGCGTTGATCCCCCGGTTTCGGGCGGCGATCAGGATGCGCATCAGGACGTGATGGTGGGCATCGCCGATGTCGTAGCCGTCGGGCTGCCCGCCGACCTCCAGGGTCCGCATGTTGAGGCTGGCCGCCATGTCCCCGGGCCCCAGCACCAGCGCCTGCACCCGTGGGCCCGCGGCGATCGCGTCGATGTTGGTCAACCCCTGCGCATTCTCGATCTGCGCCTCGACACCGATTCCCCCCGGCTCCAGGCCATGCGTCGCCTCCAGCTGACCGAGCAGGAGGTCGAGGGCGTGGATGTGGGCCGCCTCGGTCACCTTGGGCAACACGATCAGGTCGAGCCCGGCGCCCGCGGTGGACACCACCTCGATCACGTCGGCGTAGGTCCACGGCGTGGTCCAGTCGTTGACCCGCACCCCGCGCAGCTGTCCGGCCCATCCGTCGTCGGCCAGCGCCGCCGCCACCTGCGTGCGGGCCGACTCCTTGGCGTCGGGAGCGACGGCATCCTCCAGGTCGAGAAACACCTCGTCGGCGGGCAGGCTCTTGGCCTTCTCGATCATCTTCGGGCTGCTTCCCGGAACCGAGAGGCACGTTCTACGGGGTCGATACGTGTTCTCCACGCCCACAGTCTCTACCCTTTGACACATGGCGGCGGTGAACAGGGTCTACGCGGCCCGGCTGGCGGGGATGGTGGTGCTGGGCCCCGACGGGGAGTCCATCGGCCGTGTCCGCGACGTGGTGATCAGCATCAGCATCGTCCGCCAGCAACCGCGAGTTCTCGGCCTGGTAGTCGAATTGCTCACCCGACGAAGGATTTTCGTTCCGATCCTGCGCGTCACGGCGATCGAGCCGGGTTCGGTGACGCTGGCCACCGGAAGCGTGTCACTGCGCCGGTTCGCCCAACGCCCGGGTGAGGTGCTGGTACTCGGCCAGGTGCTGGAGACCCGGGTCCGCATCGACGATCCCGATCTGCCCGAGCTGGCCGGAATCGACGTCGTGGTAGTCGATCTGGGCATCGAACAGACCCGCACCCGCGACTGGATGGTGACCCGGGTGGCGGTACGGCCGCAGCGACGCCTGGGCCGGCGCACCAACATCCACGTCGTCGAATGGCAGAACGTGCACGGGCTCACCCCCTCGGGTCTGGCGATGCCCGATCAGGGCGTGGCCTCGCTGCTCGAGCAGTTCGAGGGGCAGCGCCCGATCGAAGTGGCCGAGGCGTTGCGCGAGCTCCCGGTCAAACGGCGCTACGAGTTGTACCGGGCCTTCGACGACGAGCGTCTTGCCGACGTGTTGCAGGAGCTGCCCGAAGACGAGCAGGCCGCGGTGCTGCGCCAGCTGAAGACCGAACGCGCGGCCGACGTGCTGGAGGCGATGGACCCCGACGACGCCGCCGACGTGCTGGGCTCCATGACCCCGGCCGACGCCGAGGCGCTGCTGCTGGAGATGGACCCCGAGGACTCCGAAGACGTCCGGCGGCTGCTGGCCCACTCGCCCGACACCGCAGGCGGCCTGATGACCAGCGAGCCCGTCGTGCTCATGCCCGACACCACCGTCGCCGAGGCGCTGGCACGGATCCGCGACCCCGACCTCACGCCGGCGCTGGCCTCGATGGTTTTCGTCACCCGCCCTCCCAGCGCTACCCCAACCGGGCACTATCTGGGCTGTGTCCACCTGCAGCGGTTGCTGCGCGAACCCCCTGCGGCACTCGTGAGCGGCATCGCCGACACCGACCTGCCCAGCCTGAGCCCGGCCGACTCCCTGGCCGCGGTCACCCGCTACTTCGCCGCGTACAACCTGGTGTGCGGGCCGGTCGTCGATGAGGAGAACCACCTGTTGGGAGCGGTCTCCGTCGACGACGTGCTCGACCACATGTTGCCCGACGACTGGCGCGAACGAGACGAGCCAGATCTGCCGGTGGCGGGCTCATGAGCGAACTGTCTGCGCGTCAGCGGCTGGACACCCCGCGCGCGACCCGTGGGTTCGGGCTGCACGTCGACGTGGAGGCCGTCGGCCGGTTCAGCGAATCGATCGCGCGTTTCCTCGGCACCGGCCGCTACCTGGCCATTCAGACCATCGTGGTGATCGTCTGGATCGCGCTGAACCTGTTCGCGATCGGTCTGCAGTGGGATCCGTACCCATTCATCCTGCTCAACCTGGCCTTCTCCACCCAGGCCGCCTACGCCGCCCCCTTGATCCTGCTCGCCCAGAACCGCCAGGAGAACCGCGACCGGGTCTCGCTCGAGGAGGATCGGCGCCGAGCCGAGCAGACCAAGGCCGACACCGAGTACCTGGCCCGCGAGCTCGCCTCGCTGCGGCTGGCGATCGGCGATGTCGTCACCCGTGACTACCTGCGGCGCGAGCTGGACGAACTGCGGGATCTGATCACCGAACTGAACGCGCCGCCCGACGGCGACCGGCCCGCGTCAGGCAAAGCCGACGGGGCCCAGCGCCGGTCGAAACGCAGTGGTTGATCACGCTGTCGGCCATTGCCGCAACAACAGAAAGCCGGACTATGTATGGTGACTTGGTTCACAACATGGTCAAACCGGATCTAAGGACGGGTACGTGCGCGTAGGGGGAGGAGCGGCTCTCACAACCGCTCGGCGCCGGATGAGCCAGGTCATGCGCTCGCCCGCGCTCGGCGTCGCCGTCCTGGCCCCGATCGTGCTCGTCGCCGGAGCCGGTTCGGCGGCCCCCCGCACCGATGTGTCCAACACCGCGGTGACACCGCTGGCCGCCGTCGAACCCCGGGTCGACCGCTCCGGTCCGGCAGTGGTCGCCGCAGCCAAACCACCGACCGACTTCCGCATCGCCTCGATCGCCGCGATATCGGCTCCGCCGCCCGCGTCCATCGTCAATACCCCTGGTGCACTGGGCATTCCAGGAACTTCACTCAAGGCGTACCGCAACGCCGAACGGATGATGGCCGCGGCCTACCCCGGCTGCGGCGTCGGGTGGAACCTGCTGGCCGGTATCGGACGGATCGAGTCGGGGCACGCCAACGGCGGCGCCACCGACGCGCGCGGTACCGCGGTCCGCCCGATCTACGGCCCCGCACTCGACGGCACCCTGCCCGGCAACGAGATCATCGTCCAGAGCGCCCAGGCCGGACGGATCACCTACGCCCGGGCGATGGGCCCGATGCAGTTCCTGCCCGGCACCTGGGCGCGGTACGCCTCCGACGGCGACGGCGACGGCAAGGCCGATGTGCAGAACGTGTTCGACTCGGCGCTGGCCGCCGCCCGCTACCTGTGCAGCGGCGGGCTCAACCTCCGCGAGCAGTCCCAGGTCATGACGGCCATCCTGCGGTACAACAACTCGGTGGCCTACGCCCGCAACGTGCTCGGCTGGGCCGCGGCGTACGCCACCGGCGTCGTCCCCGTCGACCTTCCCGAGATCACCGGATCCATTCCCCCGATCGGTGATTCGCACCTGGACAACCCCGAGGGTCTCGGCCCGGGCCTGCCCACCGACGCCACCGGGCTGCCGGCGGGTGACCCGCTGGCCCTGATCCCGCTGCTCAACCGCAACGAGACCGGTACCCAGAACGTCCCTGGATTCGCTCCGGGACAGGTGCTGGGCCCGCTGCCCGGCCCGGCGCAGGCGATCCCGACACCCACTCCGGCCGCCCCGCCGCGGTGGATTCCGCCGTGGGAGCAACCACCGCGCCAGCCGACATGCGTGGTGTTCTGCCTGGGCGAGCAGACCCCGCCTCCGCCTCCACCGCAGGGTCTGCCGCCGGCGCCTGGTCTGCCGCCGGCCCCGGGCCAGCCTCAGGTCCCGCCACCGGCCCCCGGCCAGCCTCAGGTCCCGGCACCGGCGCCGGGTCCCGCGCCCGCAGGCCCGCCGATCGAGGCGGCCCCTCCGGCTCCGGCTCTTGGCCCCGCGCTCGGCCCGGCCCCGGGTCCCGCCACCGGTCCGGCCTGACGCTGGCCTGAATCCAGACCCGTGCGCCGCCGCCGTAGACTCGGCGGTGATGTCCGAATCTGCCACTGAGCTGCAATCCGCGGTTCGCGCCGCGCTGGCCAAGGTGATCGACCCCGAACTTCGGCGGCCGATCACCGAACTCGGCATGGTCAAGAACATCTCGATCGAAGCCGACCACGCCGTGCACGTCGAGATCTACCTGACCACCGCGGCCTGCCCGAAGAAGAACGAGATCGCCGACCTCGTGAAGGCCGCCGCCACCGACGTTCCCGGCACCGGCGCCGTCAAGGTCAGCTTGGACGTGATGAACGACGAGCAGCGCGCCGAGTTGCGCAAGCTGCTGCGCGGCGATTCCCGCGAACCCGTGATCCCGTTCGCCCAGCCCAACTCCCTGACCCGGGTCTACGCCGTGGCGTCCGGCAAGGGTGGCGTCGGCAAGTCGAGCGTGACGGTCAACCTGGCCGCCGCGATGGCCGCCCGCGGGCTGACCGTCGGGCTCTTGGACGCCGACATCTACGGCCACTCGGTACCGCGGATGATGGGCGTGACCGACCGGCCCACCCAGGTCGACTCGATGATCCTGCCGCCGATCGCCCATGACGTGAAGGTCATCTCGATCGCCATGTTCACCCAGGGCAACACCCCGGTGGTGTGGCGCGGGCCGATGCTGCACCGCGCGCTGCAGCAATTCCTCGCCGACGTGTACTGGGGCGATCTCGATGTACTGCTGCTGGACCTGCCGCCGGGGACCGGCGACATCGCGATCTCGGTGGCCCAATTGATCCCGGGTGCCGAGATCCTGGTGGTGACCACTCCCCAGCTGGCCGCGGCCGAAGTGGCCGAGCGTGCCGGGGCGATCGCCCTGCAGACCCGTCAGCGCATCGCGGGCGTGGTCGAGAACATGTCGGGCCTGTTGATGCCCGACGGCACCGTCATGCAGCTGTTCGGCGAGGGCGGCGGCCGCCAGGTGGCCGACTCACTGACCCGCTCGGTGGGCGCCGAGGTGCCGCTGCTGGGCCAGGTGCCGCTGGACCCGGATCTGGTGGCGGCCGGTGACTCCGGAGTTCCGCTGGTGTTGTCGGCACCCGATTCGCCGGCCGGCGCCGAGTTGCGCAAGATCGCCGAGGGCCTGTCGGCCCGCAAGCGGGGCCTGGCCGGGATGTCGCTGGGCCTGGACCCCACGCGCCGCTAGGGGCTACGACTATGACCCCAGTGCGACGCTGGGGTCGTTGACAGCGCTCCGGCAACAACCCTTGCGTTGATCTCGACGTAAAACCGGGCGCTAGGTGGCGTCCGGATCGAACGTGGTGCCGGCCGACTTGTCCACCGGTTTGACGGTCGGATCCACCGCAGGCTTCTCGGTCGACGGCGTCGACTTGCGGTCGTCGAACGCACCGGTCAGGAACGAATCGTCGCCGTCGAGCAGGTGTTTGGTGAGTGCCGCCCGCGGGGTCATGCCCCGCAGCTTCTGCAGTTCGGCCAGGGGTTCACGCAGATCGTCGAACTCCGGGCCGAGATCCTGGCGCAGCTGGCTGGTGGCCCCGGTGACGTAGTCACGCGCCTGGCGCAGGGCACCGGAGGTCCAGCGGATCGCACCGGGCAGGCGTTCGGGCCCCAAGACCACCAGACCGGCGATCACCAGGACCAGCATCTCCCCCCACCCGATGTTGGCGAACACGACTACTGCGCTTTTTGATCGTCGCCGATCGGCGTCACCATGAAGGTCATGGGCCGACCGTCGCGGAGCACCTCGATCGGGGCTTCCTGCCCGATCTTGAGCTGACGCACCGCGACCACCATCTCATCGGCGTCGGCGACCTTGCGGTCCCCGACCTTGACCACCACGTCGTTCTCCAGGATGCCGGCCTTCTCCGCCGGGCCACCGACGTTGACGTTGCGAACCTGCGCGCCCGAGGCCACGCTGTTGCTCACCGTGACGGCGCTGAGCAGCAAGGTGGGATGCGCGACCTTGCCATCCTTGATCAGCGTCTCGACGACCTGCTTGACCTCGTTGACCGGAATCGCGAAGCCCAGGCCACTGGCGCTGTCGGACAACGACTTTCCGGCCGTGTTGATCCCGATCACCTCACCGGACATGTTGATCAGCGGTCCGCCCGAGTTGCCGTGGTTGATCGAGGCGTCGGTCTGTACGCCGTCGATGACGGTGTCGGTGTCGGAGCCGTCGCCCGACAGCGGCACGGGCCGGTGCAGCGCGCTGATGATGCCGTGGGTGACCGTGCTGCGCAGGCCGAGCGGGGCACCGGCGGCGATGACTTCCTCACCGACCCGCAGCTTCTCGGAGTCGCC
The genomic region above belongs to Mycolicibacterium sp. HK-90 and contains:
- a CDS encoding Mrp/NBP35 family ATP-binding protein; the encoded protein is MSESATELQSAVRAALAKVIDPELRRPITELGMVKNISIEADHAVHVEIYLTTAACPKKNEIADLVKAAATDVPGTGAVKVSLDVMNDEQRAELRKLLRGDSREPVIPFAQPNSLTRVYAVASGKGGVGKSSVTVNLAAAMAARGLTVGLLDADIYGHSVPRMMGVTDRPTQVDSMILPPIAHDVKVISIAMFTQGNTPVVWRGPMLHRALQQFLADVYWGDLDVLLLDLPPGTGDIAISVAQLIPGAEILVVTTPQLAAAEVAERAGAIALQTRQRIAGVVENMSGLLMPDGTVMQLFGEGGGRQVADSLTRSVGAEVPLLGQVPLDPDLVAAGDSGVPLVLSAPDSPAGAELRKIAEGLSARKRGLAGMSLGLDPTRR
- the tatB gene encoding Sec-independent protein translocase protein TatB, whose product is MFANIGWGEMLVLVIAGLVVLGPERLPGAIRWTSGALRQARDYVTGATSQLRQDLGPEFDDLREPLAELQKLRGMTPRAALTKHLLDGDDSFLTGAFDDRKSTPSTEKPAVDPTVKPVDKSAGTTFDPDAT